One genomic window of Choloepus didactylus isolate mChoDid1 chromosome 27, mChoDid1.pri, whole genome shotgun sequence includes the following:
- the PRKD2 gene encoding serine/threonine-protein kinase D2, with protein sequence MAAAPSHSAGLPGSPGPGSPLSSVGLELQSPAPLLSPVPAPGPGVSFHIQIGLTREFVLLPAASELAHVKQLACSIVDQKFPECGFYGLYDKILLFKHDPTSANLLQLVRSAGDIQEGDLVEVVLSASATFEDFQIRPHALTVHSYRAPAFCDHCGEMLFGLVRQGLKCDGCGLNYHKRCAFSIPNNCSGARKRRLSSTSLASGHSMRLGTSESLPCTPDELSRSTTDLLPRRPPSSSSSSSASSYTGRPIELDKLLLSKVKVPHTFLIHSYTRPTVCQACKKLLKGLFRQGLQCKDCKFNCHKRCATRVPNDCLGEALINGDVPMEEATDFSEADKSTLGDESEDSGVIPGSHSENALRASEEEEGEGGKAQSSLGYIPLMRVVQSVRHTTRKSSTTLREGWVVHYSNKDTLRKRHYWRLDCKCITLFQNNTTNRYYKEIPLSEILTVEPAQNFSLVPPGTNPHCFEIVTANATYFVGETPGGAPGGPSGQGAEAARGWENAIRQALMPVILQDAPSTPGHTPHRQASLSISVSNSQIQENVDIATVYQIFPDEVLGSGQFGVVYGGKHRKTGRDVAVKVIDKLRFPTKQESQLRNEVAILQSLRHPGIVNLECMFETPEKVFVVMEKLHGDMLEMILSSEKGRLPERLTKFLITQILVALRHLHFKNIVHCDLKPENVLLASADPFPQVKLCDFGFARIIGEKSFRRSVVGTPAYLAPEVLLNQGYNRSLDMWSVGVIMYVSLSGTFPFNEDEDINDQIQNAAFMYPASPWSRISAGAIDLINNLLQVKMRKRYSVDKSLSHPWLQEYQTWLDLRELEGKMGERYITHESDDARWEQFLAEHPLPGLPADGELAGVFPPQDQEMQGLTQRISFL encoded by the exons ATGGCCGCCGCCCCCTCCCATTCCGCGGGGCTCCCGGGCTCTCCCGGGCCGGGCTCTCCGCTGTCCTCCGTTGGCTTGGAGCTACAGTCGCCGGCGCCGCTGCTGTCCCCGGTCCCGGCCCCGGGCCCCGGGGTCTCTTTCCACATCCAGATCGGCCTGACCCGCGAGTTCGTGCTGTTGCCTGCCGCCTCCGAGCTGGCGCATGTGAAGCAGCTGGCTTGCTCCATCGTGGACCAGAAG TTCCCTGAGTGTGGCTTCTACGGCCTTTATGACAAGATCCTGCTCTTCAAACATGACCCCACGTCGGCCAACCTCCTGCAGCTGGTGCGCTCGGCCGGAGACATCCAGGAGGGCGACCTGGTGGAGGTGGTGCTGTCCG CGTCGGCCACCTTCGAGGACTTCCAGATCCGCCCGCACGCCCTCACGGTGCACTCGTACCGAGCGCCCGCCTTCTGCGACCACTGCGGCGAGATGCTCTTCGGCCTGGTGCGCCAGGGCCTCAAGTGCGATG GTTGCGGGCTGAACTACCACAAGCGCTGCGCCTTCAGCATCCCCAACAACTGCAGCGGGGCCCGCAAGCGGCGCCTGTCGTCCACGTCGCTAGCCAGCGGCCATTCGATGCGCCTGGGCACCTCCGAGTCCCTGCCCTGCACCCCTGACGAGCTG AGCCGCAGCACCACGGACCTCCTGCCTCGTCGCCCCCCCTCGTCCTCGTCCTCCTCTTCCGCCTCCTCCTACACTGGCCGCCCCATCGAGTTGGACAAGTTGCTGCTCTCCAAGGTCAAAGTGCCACACACCTTCCTCATCCACAGCTACACGCGACCCACAGTCTGCCAGGCTTGCAAGAAACTCCTCAAGGGCCTCTTCCGCCAGGGCCTGCAGTGCAAAG ACTGCAAGTTTAACTGTCACAAACGCTGCGCCACCCGCGTCCCTAACGACTGCCTGGGGGAGGCGCTCATCAATGGAG ATGTGCCGATGGAGGAGGCCACCGATTTCAGCGAGGCTGACAAGAGCACCCTCGGGGATGAGTCAGAGGACTCCGGAGTCATCCCAGGCTCCCACTCGGAGAACGCCCTCCGCGccagtgaggaggaggagggcgaAGGAGGCAAGGCCCAGAG ctCCCTGGGGTACATCCCCCTGATGAGGGTGGTGCAGTCGGTGCGACACACGACGCGGAAATCCAGCACCACCCTGCGCGAGGGCTGGGTGGTTCATTACAGCAACAAGGACACGCTG AGGAAGCGGCATTACTGGAGGCTGGACTGCAAGTGCATCACACTTTTCCAGAACAACACAACCAACAGATACTACAAG GAAATCCCACTGTCGGAAATCCTCACCGTGGAGCCTGCCCAGAACTTCAGCCTCGTGCCGCCCGGCACCAACCCGCACTGCTTCGAGATTGTCACCGCCAATGCCACCTACTTCGTGGGCGAGACGCCGGGTGGGGCCCCGGGGGGGCCAAGTGGGCAGGGAGCCGAGGCCGCCCGGGGCTGGGAGAACGCCATCCGCCAGGCCCTGATGCCCGTCATCCTCCAGGACGCGCCCAGCACCCCTGGCCACACGCCCCACC GACAAGCTTCTCTGAGTATCTCCGTGTCCAACAGTCAGATTCAAGAGAACGTG GACATCGCCACCGTCTACCAGATCTTCCCGGATGAGGTGCTGGGCTCGGGGCAGTTTGGAGTGGTCTACGGAG GAAAGCACCGGAAGACAGGCCGGGACGTGGCGGTCAAGGTCATCGACAAACTGCGCTTCCCTACCAAGCAGGAGAGCCAGCTGCGGAACGAGGTGGCCATTCTGCAG AGCCTGCGGCACCCCGGGATCGTGAACCTGGAGTGCATGTTCGAGACGCCCGAGAAGGTCTTCGTGGTGATGGAGAAGCTACACGGGGACATGCTGGAAATGATCCTCTCCAGCGAGAAGGGGCGGCTGCCCGAGCGCCTCACCAAGTTCCTCATCACCCAG ATCCTGGTGGCTTTGAGGCACCTTCACTTCAAGAACATCGTCCACTGTGACTTGAAACCGGAAAACGTGTTGCTGGCGTCCGCTGACCCGTTTCCCCAG GTGAAGCTCTGCGACTTCGGCTTCGCGCGCATCATCGGCGAGAAGTCGTTCCGGCGCTCGGTGGTGGGCACGCCGGCCTACCTGGCGCCGGAGGTGCTGCTCAACCAGGGCTACAACCGCTCGCTGGACATGTGGTCGGTGGGCGTGATCATGTACGTCAGCCTCAGCGGCACCTTCCCCTTCAACGAGGACGAGGACATCAACGACCAGATCCAGAACGCCGCCTTCATGTACCCCGCCAGCCCCTGGAGCCGCATCTCGGCGGGAG ccATCGACCTCATCAACAACCTGCTCCAGGTGAAGATGCGCAAGCGCTACAGCGTGGACAAGTCTCTCAGCCACCCCTGGTTACAG GAATACCAGACGTGGCTGGACCTCCGAGAGCTGGAGGGGAAGATGGGCGAGCGGTACATCACGCACGAGAGCGACGACGCGCGCTGGGAGCAGTTCCTTGCGGAGCACCCACTGCCCGGGCTGCCCGCCGATGGGGAGCTCGCTGGGGTCTTCCCCCCGCAGGACCAGGAGATGCAGGGGCTGACCCAGCGCATCAGCTTCCTCTGA